Proteins co-encoded in one Caloenas nicobarica isolate bCalNic1 chromosome 19, bCalNic1.hap1, whole genome shotgun sequence genomic window:
- the ANGPTL2 gene encoding angiopoietin-related protein 2: protein MMTTRFICLMLLAVAGATASKTQEFEGNDEETEQEFIYLNRYKRSSDTQDKCTYTFIVPQQRVTGAICVNSKEPEVLLENRVNKQELQLLNNELLKQKRQIETLQQLVEVDGGIVNEVKLLRKESRNMNSRVTQLYMQLLHEIIRKRDNALELSQLENKILNQTADMLQLASKYKDLEHKYQHLMSIANNQSIIIAQLEEHCQRMPSIKPLPQTPQPPNKVYQPPTYNRIINQISTNEIQSDQNLKVLPPTLPTMPAVTSIPSSTDKPSGPWRDCLQALEDGHDTSSIYLVKPENTNRLMQVWCDQRHDPGGWTVIQRRLDGSVNFFRNWETYKQGFGNIDGEYWLGLENIYWLTNQGNYKLLITMEDWSGRKVFAEYASFRLEPESEYYKLRLGRYNGNAGDSFTWHNGKQFTTLDRDHDVYTGNCAHYQKGGWWYNACAHSNLNGVWYRGGHYRSRYQDGVYWAEFRGGSYSLKKVVMMIRPNPNTFH, encoded by the exons ATGATGACAACAAGATTCATCTGTTTAATGCTACTAGCTGTTGCGGGAGCTACTGCAAGCAAAACACAGGAATTTGAAGGCAATGATGAGGAAACGGAACAAGAATTCATTTATCTGAACAGATATAAGCGTTCCAGTGACACACAGGACAAATGCACTTACACCTTTATTGTACCTCAGCAGAGAGTGACAGGTGCAATTTGTGTTAATTCTAAGGAGCCTGAAGTTCTACTTGAAAACAGGGTAAATAAACAAGAATTACAGTTACTTAATAATGAACTTCTTAAACAGAAGAGACAAATAGAAACTCTCCAGCAACTGGTAGAGGTGGATGGTGGGATTGTTAATGAGGTTAAACTCTTAAGAAAAGAGAGCAGAAACATGAATTCTCGTGTCACACAACTCTATATGCAGTTACTACATGAAATTATCCGAAAACGTGACAACGCCTTAGAACTTTCCCAACTCGAGAATAAGATTTTGAACCAAACTGCAGATATGTTGCAACTTGCAAGCAAATACAAAGACTTAGAGCACAAGTACCAACATTTGATGTCAATTGCCAATAATCAGTCAATAATAATTGCCCAACTGGAAGAACATTGTCAAAGAATGCCATCCATAAAGCCACTGCCACAAACTCCACAGCCACCAAATAAAGTGTACCAGCCTCCTACTTACAATCGCATTATTAACCAGATATCTACTAACGAGATTCAGAGTGATCAGAACTTAAAGGTTCTGCCACCTACCTTACCAACCATGCCTGCAGTTACTAGTATTCCATCTTCAACTGATAAACCATCTG GGCCCTGGAGAGACTGCCTACAAGCATTAGAAGATGGCCATGATACAAGCTCAATCTATCttgtaaaaccagaaaacacaaaCCGGCTTATGCAGGTCTGGTGTGATCAACGGCATGACCCTGGTGGCTGGACAGTCATTCAGAGACGGCTGGATGGGTCAGTCAACTTTTTCAGGAACTGGGAGACATACAAG CAAGGATTTGGTAATATAGATGGAGAATATTGGCTCggattagaaaatatttattggtTAACAAATCAAGGCAACTACAAACTGCTCATAACAATGGAAGACTGGTCAGGTCGAAAAGTATTTGCGGAGTATGCTAGCTTCAGGCTGGAGCCAGAAAGCGAGTATTACAAGTTGAGACTGGGACGCTACAATGGCAACGCAGGAGATTCTTTCACTTGGCACAATGGTAAACAGTTCACCACGCTGGACCGGGACCACGATGTATACACAG GTAATTGTGCTCATTACCAGAAGGGAGGATGGTGGTACAACGCCTGTGCTCACTCGAATCTCAATGGAGTTTGGTATCGCGGAGGACACTACCGCAGTCGATATCAGGATGGTGTTTACTGGGCTGAATTCCGGGGGGGATCATATTCACTAAAGAAAGTTGTTATGATGATAAGACCTAACCCAAACACATTccactga